In the genome of Saprospira sp. CCB-QB6, one region contains:
- a CDS encoding DUF4159 domain-containing protein, whose protein sequence is MFVLRIACFFFFLTGSLMAQMPTINISRQAQTMQAKPQNSQTTLQMGLLKYKGGGDWYANPTALPNLASFCKQKLYSNFELDYATVDVGSAEIFDYAFLHMTGHGNVVFSDAEAENLRTYLISGGFLHIDDNYGMDPFIRPAMKKVFPELDFVELPYDHPIYNMNYKFKGGIPKIHKHDDKPAQGFALLWEGRVVCFYSYETDLGDGWEDQEVHNDPEDKRILSLQMGANLVQYAFEY, encoded by the coding sequence ATGTTTGTACTTAGAATTGCTTGCTTTTTTTTCTTCCTAACGGGCTCACTAATGGCCCAAATGCCTACAATCAATATCTCTAGGCAGGCGCAAACTATGCAAGCCAAACCGCAAAATAGTCAGACAACACTACAAATGGGGCTACTCAAATACAAAGGCGGTGGAGACTGGTATGCCAACCCCACCGCCCTGCCTAATCTAGCTAGCTTCTGCAAGCAGAAACTCTATAGCAATTTTGAGCTAGATTATGCCACCGTAGATGTAGGTAGCGCCGAAATCTTTGATTATGCCTTTTTGCACATGACGGGCCACGGGAATGTCGTTTTCTCCGATGCTGAAGCCGAAAACCTCAGGACCTATCTGATCTCTGGCGGCTTCTTACATATTGACGACAACTATGGGATGGATCCTTTTATCCGCCCGGCTATGAAAAAGGTGTTCCCAGAATTAGATTTTGTGGAGCTGCCCTACGACCACCCCATTTATAACATGAATTATAAATTTAAGGGGGGAATTCCTAAGATCCATAAGCATGACGACAAGCCCGCACAGGGTTTTGCCTTGCTTTGGGAGGGCCGAGTGGTTTGCTTCTACAGTTACGAAACGGATTTGGGAGATGGTTGGGAGGATCAGGAGGTCCACAACGACCCTGAGGATAAACGCATACTCTCTTTGCAAATGGGGGCCAATTTGGTTCAATACGCTTTTGAGTATTAG
- a CDS encoding Ig-like domain-containing protein gives MKFLNYLGLFSLLFLALTSCKKDEDNNNDNQDATNQMLVIENGAQTMLMDGSLTYTAILLDTEGNRTAASNVSWSSTNTDVATIASNGSVTVAAAGVTTIQASVTIGGSTLTSSAPLAVQTPALFAVAPAAVLVDTDFPNIQMETVYFGTSSPSYSYQSSDNTVATVSASGELNFIGAGSCIITVTASGIDGNPVVEVPVTVLAPPVIELPVQRVVVSPASQVILKTETAQYTAKAYDMDGNEKTVTFNWTVADPSIASIDASGNITPLTIGSTKVYAMAQGVVGEAQLEISPNKVITLDPLTASVAAGNTQQYSATKYDVVRSNGELVLTNPQATSNVNWEIPTFGFPIFDVATIDNNGLATVKSSANPGMSTFVLATDANDSEVFPGVSMLSVAIASSCNCGTADANAAGLNLTSSSNVTVGFGQTAQISAEVVDAAGAPLSNATITYCSDNIQVADVDASGEISGTSFTGGTANITVCHGNFSQTVTVTVQ, from the coding sequence ATGAAATTTTTAAATTATTTAGGACTTTTTAGTCTGCTTTTTCTTGCCTTGACTTCTTGTAAAAAAGATGAGGATAACAATAATGACAACCAAGATGCAACTAACCAAATGCTAGTCATTGAAAATGGTGCTCAAACCATGTTGATGGATGGCAGTTTGACTTATACGGCTATTTTGCTAGATACAGAAGGTAATCGTACAGCAGCTAGCAATGTTAGCTGGTCGAGTACGAATACAGATGTAGCAACTATTGCTAGTAATGGTAGCGTAACTGTGGCTGCTGCAGGTGTAACAACAATTCAGGCTTCTGTAACTATTGGAGGAAGTACCCTAACTAGTTCTGCACCTCTAGCTGTTCAAACGCCAGCGCTTTTTGCTGTGGCTCCTGCAGCTGTTTTAGTAGATACTGATTTTCCAAATATTCAGATGGAAACTGTTTATTTTGGAACCTCTTCTCCAAGTTATAGCTACCAGTCTAGCGATAATACTGTAGCTACAGTAAGTGCTTCTGGCGAATTGAATTTTATTGGTGCAGGAAGCTGTATCATCACAGTAACGGCTTCAGGCATCGATGGTAATCCCGTAGTAGAGGTTCCTGTAACAGTATTGGCTCCTCCTGTAATTGAATTGCCCGTACAACGTGTGGTAGTTAGCCCAGCTAGCCAAGTAATCCTCAAAACAGAAACTGCTCAATATACAGCTAAGGCCTACGATATGGATGGCAATGAAAAAACAGTGACATTCAATTGGACTGTGGCCGATCCTTCTATCGCAAGTATTGATGCTAGCGGAAACATTACTCCTTTGACTATTGGAAGTACTAAGGTTTATGCTATGGCTCAAGGTGTTGTAGGGGAAGCTCAATTAGAAATTAGCCCAAATAAAGTAATTACTTTGGACCCCTTAACTGCTTCTGTTGCAGCAGGTAATACCCAGCAGTATAGCGCTACTAAATATGACGTAGTCCGTAGCAATGGCGAATTGGTCCTCACCAACCCTCAAGCAACATCTAATGTAAATTGGGAAATCCCCACTTTCGGTTTTCCCATTTTTGATGTAGCTACCATTGATAATAATGGTTTGGCCACTGTAAAATCTTCTGCAAATCCCGGAATGTCTACCTTCGTTTTGGCTACAGATGCTAATGACTCAGAGGTGTTTCCTGGCGTAAGTATGCTCTCTGTTGCTATTGCTTCTTCTTGTAACTGCGGTACAGCTGATGCAAACGCTGCTGGGCTTAATCTCACTAGCTCTTCTAATGTTACTGTTGGATTTGGACAAACAGCGCAAATCTCTGCCGAGGTGGTAGATGCTGCTGGAGCCCCTCTTTCTAATGCTACAATTACATATTGTTCAGACAATATTCAAGTGGCCGATGTAGATGCTAGCGGAGAAATTTCTGGAACTTCTTTCACTGGAGGAACCGCTAATATCACGGTTTGCCATGGCAACTTTAGCCAAACCGTTACCGTAACGGTACAGTAA
- a CDS encoding uridine kinase family protein → MKKPYVIGITGGSGSGKTTFLSALEQEFGKDQICILSADHYYRPREEQEADDQGILNFDLPSSINAEELERDVRQLIAGQDIERQEYTFNNPLVEPQMLKFKAAPILILEGIFVFHYPQVADLIDLKVFLYTSESTALSRRIKRDRIERNYPLEDVLYRYEHHVMPTYRQYIAPIKEQADLLINNNHKFDAGLKVFKGFINNYLQEAED, encoded by the coding sequence ATGAAAAAACCTTATGTTATAGGGATTACCGGGGGAAGTGGCTCGGGCAAAACCACTTTTTTATCTGCTTTAGAGCAAGAATTTGGCAAAGATCAAATCTGCATCCTCTCTGCGGACCACTACTACCGCCCCAGAGAAGAACAAGAGGCCGATGATCAGGGTATCCTCAACTTTGATCTGCCCTCTTCTATCAATGCCGAAGAACTAGAGCGAGATGTCCGCCAGCTGATTGCAGGCCAAGATATAGAGCGCCAAGAATATACCTTCAACAATCCTTTGGTCGAGCCCCAAATGCTTAAATTTAAGGCGGCGCCCATCCTGATTCTCGAAGGCATTTTTGTCTTTCACTACCCACAGGTAGCCGATCTGATCGACCTTAAAGTTTTTCTCTACACTAGCGAATCTACGGCCCTTTCTCGCCGCATCAAACGCGATCGCATTGAGCGCAACTACCCGCTAGAAGATGTACTTTATCGCTATGAGCATCACGTTATGCCCACTTATCGACAATATATTGCGCCCATTAAGGAGCAAGCCGATTTGCTGATCAACAACAACCATAAATTTGATGCAGGCCTGAAGGTCTTCAAAGGATTTATCAATAATTATCTGCAAGAAGCAGAAGATTAA
- the ruvX gene encoding Holliday junction resolvase RuvX, with protein sequence MARIMALDYGKRRSGLATTDPLQLIASPLCTVATEELYDYLCNYLQEEEVDALVVGQVLQKDGQPVPQEAQILEFIAKLQKRFPNLKVHRQDEHFTSQMAKEVIRFSVKKKKKRQEKGLVDQVSAAIILQEYMGFL encoded by the coding sequence ATGGCAAGAATAATGGCATTAGATTACGGAAAAAGACGCTCGGGCTTGGCGACAACCGACCCCCTGCAGTTGATTGCTTCTCCCCTTTGCACGGTAGCAACAGAGGAGTTGTATGACTATCTCTGCAACTATTTGCAAGAGGAAGAGGTAGATGCTTTGGTAGTTGGGCAAGTGCTGCAAAAAGATGGGCAGCCTGTACCGCAGGAAGCTCAGATTTTGGAGTTTATTGCGAAGCTGCAAAAGCGTTTTCCCAATTTAAAGGTGCATCGCCAAGATGAACATTTCACCTCTCAGATGGCCAAAGAGGTCATTCGCTTTTCGGTCAAGAAGAAGAAAAAACGCCAAGAAAAAGGCCTAGTAGACCAAGTGAGTGCTGCCATTATTTTACAAGAATATATGGGATTTCTTTAA
- a CDS encoding PASTA domain-containing protein: MKSFFKFLYYFLSSKVFLKNIGMMIGIALLSFVLLFWVILPSYTRHNESIEVPDIKGLSVKNAERQLKSRKLRLVVTDTIYDAKRNPGIILKQSPEANSRVKPNRSIYLTVNSNSAPPVNIYYNEIIGRPLNFVEKKFRALGLKIGQLKYVDGGGENTVAAAYTKDKILIFKEADPSKGERRPKQPYQLKQGDKIDLELYKGKDSGKKTIPDLSCMIFSEAEFSIKANAFYIGTVSYGPNIIDTMNAYVVRQSPSAASKASMGAGIDIWLSAEKPEVCNEMNQEDAPNSGDTFDDDFGGIGG; the protein is encoded by the coding sequence ATGAAATCTTTCTTTAAATTTCTATACTACTTCCTTAGTTCTAAGGTATTTCTCAAGAATATTGGGATGATGATCGGCATCGCCTTGCTGAGCTTTGTCCTCCTCTTTTGGGTTATTTTGCCCTCTTATACTCGACACAATGAGTCCATCGAGGTACCCGATATCAAAGGCCTTTCGGTCAAAAATGCCGAGCGCCAACTCAAAAGCCGAAAGCTTCGCCTAGTGGTGACCGACACAATTTATGATGCCAAGAGAAACCCCGGCATTATCCTCAAACAATCGCCCGAAGCCAATAGCCGCGTTAAACCCAACCGCAGCATTTACCTAACGGTCAACTCCAATAGTGCGCCCCCCGTCAATATCTATTATAATGAGATCATTGGCCGCCCCCTCAATTTTGTCGAGAAGAAATTTAGAGCCCTCGGCCTCAAAATTGGCCAACTCAAGTATGTCGATGGAGGTGGAGAAAATACCGTGGCCGCCGCCTACACCAAAGATAAAATTCTCATCTTTAAGGAGGCCGATCCTAGTAAGGGCGAACGCCGCCCCAAACAACCTTATCAACTCAAACAAGGCGATAAGATTGATCTCGAACTCTATAAAGGAAAGGATAGTGGCAAAAAAACGATTCCCGACCTCAGTTGCATGATTTTCTCCGAGGCCGAATTCTCAATCAAAGCCAATGCTTTTTATATTGGCACCGTGAGCTATGGCCCCAATATCATTGATACCATGAATGCCTATGTGGTCCGCCAATCGCCCTCTGCTGCCTCTAAAGCAAGCATGGGCGCAGGAATCGACATCTGGCTCTCTGCCGAAAAACCCGAAGTTTGCAACGAAATGAACCAAGAAGATGCTCCCAATAGCGGAGATACTTTTGATGATGATTTTGGCGGAATCGGCGGCTAA
- a CDS encoding D-alanine--D-alanine ligase family protein, with product MLTIGIFLAGPSREREIAFAGGRTVYDNLNKQLFRPIPIFVDSFGQLCLLDWEYLYKGSIRDFYPPVQALPPSPHHFQIYVESLGLSKQASKELLGQIGRPISFSELPELIDFAFLSLHGEWGEDGQLQGMLEALGIPYSGSGIRASSLGMDKSFQKKMMQAGGFESPPIQQIWAKDWSGQLPNMEQLKKEMGFPLVVRPSNQGSSIGVSIVDQPEDLIAALEDAFFGLEISAQDWQQMNREEQIQWMRKLLDIRSGLGFPLEVQGPKKDKQLLYHPEQLLALLDKELGQGHSPKLHLQSQYREESVLLEGFIEGREFSCVVIQDEDGQPIALPPTEIIKGKELFDYRSKYLAGLSRKLTPIDLPEEQIQAIRQECERLFRFLEFDVYARIDGFIQADGRIILNDPNTTSGMLPSSFFFHQAAEIGLNPSHFLSFIIHRSLLARSRKCLRPNNYGQLLAQLESEMQRLEGEVSELQKVAVILGGYSSERHISVESGRNIYEKLASSANYLPFPVFLTGKADDQQLYELPINLLLKDNADDIRDKLLNYKVHPIIQQIRQETAHIAQQFSGRSSRLDPRPLSFDALAEETRLAFIALHGRPGEDGALQRELAQRGIAFNGSEADSAALTIDKYQSLQKLKAAGLPVTEQILLSKSDYLAQTQACLKEAGEKLGWPLIAKPVDDGCSSAVKKIKNEAELEAFLAALFREEEALPQIAQDRLAILPKEEFPQKEYALLEQLVEQKDALHFLEVTVGLLCHHEADGSIRYEVFEPSETLASGEILSLEEKFLAGEGQNITPARLAVGELEYAPLAAQIKADLEQAARILGVTGYARIDAFVRIYADGRAETLVIEVNSLPGMTPATCIFHQTAINGYQPFDFIRHILTFGQEREAQKQLQHSNKEN from the coding sequence ATGTTAACTATTGGAATCTTTCTGGCCGGCCCTTCCCGCGAACGCGAAATCGCCTTTGCAGGCGGCCGAACCGTCTACGATAATCTAAATAAACAACTCTTTCGGCCTATCCCTATTTTTGTCGATAGCTTTGGCCAACTTTGCCTACTCGATTGGGAGTATCTCTATAAAGGCAGTATCCGCGACTTTTATCCCCCCGTGCAGGCCCTACCACCTAGCCCACATCATTTTCAAATTTATGTGGAAAGTCTCGGTCTCTCTAAACAAGCTTCTAAGGAATTACTCGGCCAAATTGGTCGCCCAATTAGCTTTAGCGAATTACCCGAACTAATTGATTTTGCCTTCCTTAGCCTACATGGCGAATGGGGCGAAGATGGCCAACTCCAAGGCATGTTAGAGGCCCTAGGCATCCCCTATAGTGGCTCTGGCATTCGAGCAAGTAGTCTGGGCATGGACAAAAGTTTCCAAAAGAAGATGATGCAGGCTGGCGGTTTCGAAAGCCCCCCCATCCAACAAATCTGGGCCAAAGACTGGAGCGGCCAACTGCCCAATATGGAGCAGCTCAAAAAGGAAATGGGCTTCCCCCTAGTCGTTCGCCCCTCTAATCAAGGCTCTTCTATCGGTGTGAGTATTGTCGATCAACCCGAAGACCTTATCGCCGCCCTAGAAGATGCCTTCTTTGGTCTCGAAATTAGCGCCCAAGATTGGCAGCAAATGAATAGAGAGGAACAGATCCAATGGATGCGCAAATTACTTGATATCCGATCTGGCTTAGGGTTCCCGCTAGAAGTACAAGGCCCCAAAAAAGATAAACAATTGCTCTACCATCCCGAGCAATTACTGGCCCTACTCGATAAGGAATTAGGGCAGGGACATAGCCCCAAACTCCACCTACAAAGCCAATACCGAGAAGAAAGCGTTTTACTTGAAGGCTTTATCGAAGGCCGAGAGTTTTCCTGTGTCGTGATCCAAGATGAAGACGGCCAACCGATCGCTCTGCCCCCCACCGAGATTATCAAAGGCAAAGAGCTCTTTGACTACCGTTCTAAGTATCTGGCCGGACTCTCTCGCAAGTTGACGCCTATCGATTTGCCCGAGGAACAAATTCAAGCGATCCGACAAGAGTGCGAACGCCTTTTCCGCTTCCTAGAGTTTGATGTCTATGCCCGAATTGATGGTTTTATCCAAGCCGATGGCCGCATTATTCTCAATGACCCGAATACCACTTCGGGTATGCTGCCTTCTTCTTTCTTTTTCCATCAAGCCGCCGAAATTGGCCTCAATCCCTCGCATTTTCTCAGCTTTATTATCCACCGATCGCTCTTGGCCCGCAGCCGAAAATGCCTGCGCCCCAATAACTACGGCCAATTATTGGCCCAATTGGAAAGCGAGATGCAACGCCTAGAAGGAGAGGTTTCCGAACTCCAAAAGGTGGCCGTCATCCTTGGCGGATATTCTTCCGAGCGCCATATTTCGGTAGAAAGTGGCCGCAATATTTATGAAAAGTTGGCCAGCTCGGCCAATTACCTGCCCTTTCCCGTTTTCCTTACGGGCAAGGCCGATGACCAACAGCTCTATGAGCTGCCCATCAACCTTTTGCTCAAGGATAATGCAGATGATATTCGCGATAAGTTGCTGAATTATAAGGTGCATCCCATTATCCAACAGATTCGCCAAGAAACGGCCCATATTGCTCAGCAGTTTTCTGGCCGCAGTAGCCGCCTTGATCCCCGCCCACTCTCTTTTGATGCCCTAGCGGAAGAGACCCGCCTGGCCTTTATCGCTTTGCATGGCCGCCCCGGTGAGGATGGCGCCCTCCAAAGAGAATTGGCCCAAAGAGGGATCGCTTTTAATGGCTCCGAGGCCGATTCTGCCGCCTTGACGATCGATAAATATCAAAGTCTACAAAAGCTGAAAGCCGCAGGCCTACCCGTTACCGAACAAATCCTCTTGAGCAAAAGCGATTATCTGGCCCAAACTCAAGCCTGCCTCAAAGAAGCTGGCGAAAAGCTGGGCTGGCCCCTGATCGCCAAGCCCGTAGATGATGGCTGTAGCTCTGCCGTGAAAAAGATCAAAAATGAGGCAGAACTGGAGGCCTTTCTGGCCGCCCTTTTCCGCGAGGAAGAAGCCCTGCCCCAAATTGCCCAAGATCGCCTAGCTATTCTACCCAAAGAGGAGTTTCCCCAAAAGGAATATGCCCTCTTAGAGCAGCTGGTTGAGCAAAAAGATGCCCTGCACTTTCTAGAAGTGACGGTGGGCCTACTTTGCCATCACGAGGCTGATGGAAGCATCCGCTATGAGGTCTTTGAACCTTCCGAAACCCTAGCCTCTGGCGAGATTTTATCGCTGGAAGAGAAATTTTTGGCTGGAGAAGGTCAAAATATTACCCCCGCCCGCCTAGCTGTTGGCGAACTCGAATACGCGCCCCTGGCGGCCCAAATCAAAGCAGATTTGGAGCAGGCCGCACGCATTTTGGGCGTTACGGGCTATGCCCGAATCGATGCTTTTGTCCGCATTTATGCCGATGGCCGTGCCGAAACCCTCGTCATCGAGGTCAATTCTTTGCCCGGCATGACGCCCGCTACCTGCATCTTCCACCAAACGGCAATCAATGGCTATCAACCCTTCGATTTTATTCGCCATATTCTGACCTTTGGCCAAGAACGAGAAGCTCAAAAGCAATTGCAGCATTCCAATAAAGAGAATTAA
- a CDS encoding TolC family protein, translated as MSFNPFLFVGAFLLLLPNLPAQDSLSYQSLIENARIYHPLSRQIQLLEQTAEAELRKARGGLDPKLMAQWDQKQFKSKEYYDIFESYLQLPTIWGINVQAGYRLAEGYYLNPADQLPAAGQAFLGVEVPILNGLIQNERRNAIRQAKLLQSQNQADQLAQINQLLYDISADYWGWSYKQACLAVYEENREIQATQLSQLRDRFLQGDIAAIDTLKGFIQWQDAGLKQLEARLASEQAALKVERHLWGEELEEKSLPLGSLAQSILALPLTPLDSADLETLLDRLEQQPELQSYAFQQQGLELEERLKANKLLPKIKLKYNFLAGESLQFGQGSPLEYYKLGVQLEHPILMRSARGDLALNRLKQQKLDFKFRFKQRDLQTKLKSYFMALQQAVVQAQLADELVDNYRKLVVAEREKFVLGESDIFMVNTRQQQYVEAQLKALKLRYNYIKSRIAWQWATNW; from the coding sequence ATGTCTTTTAATCCCTTTCTTTTTGTTGGAGCCTTTTTGCTCCTGCTGCCTAATCTTCCGGCCCAAGATAGCCTGAGCTATCAAAGCCTTATTGAGAATGCACGGATTTATCATCCTTTGAGCCGACAAATTCAGCTTTTGGAGCAGACTGCAGAAGCCGAATTGCGCAAGGCTAGAGGAGGCTTAGATCCTAAACTCATGGCCCAATGGGACCAAAAGCAATTTAAGAGCAAAGAATATTACGATATCTTTGAAAGCTATTTACAATTGCCTACCATTTGGGGAATTAACGTTCAGGCAGGTTACCGTTTGGCCGAGGGCTATTACCTCAACCCTGCCGACCAATTGCCTGCTGCGGGCCAAGCCTTTTTGGGGGTAGAAGTCCCGATCCTCAATGGTTTGATTCAAAATGAACGCCGCAACGCTATTCGGCAGGCGAAGTTACTACAATCGCAAAATCAGGCTGATCAATTGGCTCAAATTAACCAATTGCTCTATGATATTTCGGCAGATTATTGGGGCTGGTCCTATAAACAGGCTTGTCTAGCCGTTTATGAGGAAAACCGAGAAATTCAAGCGACACAGTTGTCGCAATTGCGAGATCGCTTTTTACAAGGCGATATTGCTGCTATTGATACCCTTAAAGGCTTTATCCAATGGCAGGATGCTGGCCTCAAGCAATTGGAGGCCCGCCTAGCGAGTGAACAAGCTGCGCTAAAGGTAGAGCGACATCTTTGGGGCGAAGAATTAGAAGAAAAGAGCTTACCCCTAGGGAGCTTGGCCCAATCTATTTTGGCCCTTCCGCTGACGCCCTTGGATAGTGCGGATCTAGAGACATTATTGGACCGCTTGGAGCAACAGCCCGAATTACAAAGCTATGCTTTTCAGCAGCAGGGCTTGGAGCTAGAAGAACGGCTAAAAGCCAATAAATTACTGCCCAAAATTAAGTTGAAGTATAACTTCCTCGCTGGCGAAAGCTTGCAATTTGGCCAAGGAAGTCCCCTAGAATACTATAAACTAGGCGTACAACTAGAGCATCCTATTTTGATGCGTAGCGCCCGAGGCGATTTGGCCCTCAATCGGCTCAAGCAACAGAAGCTGGATTTTAAATTTCGCTTTAAGCAAAGAGATTTACAGACCAAACTCAAAAGCTATTTTATGGCCCTTCAGCAGGCCGTAGTGCAAGCCCAATTGGCCGATGAATTAGTTGATAATTATCGGAAATTGGTGGTGGCCGAAAGAGAAAAGTTTGTACTGGGCGAGTCCGATATCTTTATGGTCAATACCCGCCAACAACAATATGTAGAAGCTCAACTCAAAGCATTGAAGCTGCGCTATAATTATATCAAAAGCCGTATCGCTTGGCAATGGGCCACCAACTGGTAA
- a CDS encoding HlyD family secretion protein: protein MLNISSGGSLPAERIKKYSAFEKVGTPKSRRWLLYTLIVLFLLLFSMIFLPWTQNISAKGKVTSLRPEDRPQSVYPIIPGRIEQWYVQEGDTVQAGDTLVRLSEIKVDYMDPELVQRTQEQLEAKSSSVVSYQQKAEALEQRIRLLQEAQALKLEQAQNKLKQTQLKIASDSAKLEAAKMAQNIAQKQFLRTDTLYQKGLKSLTEWEGKRNKMQETAAKLNAAENKLELSKNEYLNAKIALNSIRADYGDKLAKAESDRLSALTAGFDSQEKVAKLKNTKANYQNRQQFYYILAPQDGFISKIYKKGIGETLKETEQLLAVAPLSPPPAVEIYVRPMDYPLLQKGETVIFTFDGWPAFVFAGWPNQSVGTFRGKVYAVDNAVSDNSMFRALVVPDPYAAKPWPNGLRVGAAAEARILLKDVYLGYEIWRQLNGFPPDYYNINYEKVKMKAPVNQLKK, encoded by the coding sequence ATGCTAAACATTTCTTCTGGAGGATCGCTACCTGCTGAGCGGATCAAGAAATACTCTGCCTTTGAGAAGGTGGGGACGCCCAAGAGTAGGCGTTGGTTGCTCTACACCCTTATTGTCCTTTTTCTGTTATTATTTTCTATGATCTTTTTGCCTTGGACGCAGAACATTAGTGCTAAGGGGAAAGTAACTTCTTTGCGGCCAGAAGATCGTCCGCAATCTGTTTATCCGATTATTCCGGGACGAATTGAGCAATGGTATGTGCAAGAGGGCGATACGGTTCAGGCGGGAGATACCCTGGTCCGTTTATCGGAAATCAAGGTGGATTATATGGATCCAGAGCTGGTGCAGCGGACGCAAGAGCAGCTAGAGGCCAAATCTTCTTCCGTTGTTTCTTACCAACAAAAAGCGGAAGCCTTGGAGCAGCGCATTCGATTGTTGCAAGAGGCGCAGGCGCTCAAGTTGGAGCAAGCACAGAATAAGCTCAAGCAAACGCAGCTTAAAATTGCATCAGATAGTGCAAAATTAGAGGCGGCTAAAATGGCCCAAAATATTGCACAAAAGCAATTCTTGCGTACCGATACCCTCTATCAAAAAGGGTTGAAATCTTTGACAGAATGGGAAGGCAAGCGCAATAAGATGCAAGAAACGGCGGCCAAGCTCAATGCTGCAGAGAATAAATTAGAGTTATCTAAGAATGAATACCTTAATGCTAAAATTGCCTTGAATAGCATTCGGGCCGATTATGGGGATAAATTGGCTAAGGCCGAATCGGATCGCCTTTCGGCTTTAACGGCAGGTTTTGATAGCCAAGAGAAGGTAGCCAAGCTCAAAAATACCAAAGCCAATTATCAGAATCGCCAGCAGTTCTATTATATCTTGGCTCCTCAAGATGGTTTTATTTCTAAAATTTACAAAAAAGGGATTGGCGAGACGCTCAAAGAAACGGAACAGCTACTTGCGGTGGCGCCGCTTTCTCCACCTCCTGCCGTAGAAATCTATGTGCGGCCGATGGATTATCCCTTGCTCCAAAAGGGAGAAACCGTCATCTTTACCTTTGATGGCTGGCCAGCGTTTGTATTTGCGGGTTGGCCCAATCAATCGGTAGGAACCTTTAGGGGGAAAGTTTATGCGGTAGATAATGCAGTGAGTGACAACTCTATGTTTAGAGCCTTAGTTGTTCCTGATCCTTATGCGGCCAAACCTTGGCCCAATGGCCTTCGGGTAGGGGCTGCAGCAGAAGCTCGCATTTTGCTCAAAGATGTATATTTGGGTTATGAAATTTGGCGGCAGCTCAATGGTTTCCCACCAGATTACTACAATATCAATTATGAAAAAGTCAAGATGAAAGCTCCTGTCAATCAGCTCAAAAAATAA
- the def gene encoding peptide deformylase — protein sequence MKLAIYAYGHPVLRKECEEIENNSKGLEELIENMWETMYHAGGMGIAAPQVGQSLRLFLVDTLQLDEEKNGEKGLKEVFINPIIIEEAGKPWTYEEGCLSIPDIHGKVKRKAQVRIEYYDQNFELKEKVFDGLNARVIQHEYDHIEGVLFTDYLTPLKKRMLKKRLDKIQTGDIPRRYKMVFARR from the coding sequence ATGAAACTAGCAATTTATGCCTACGGGCATCCTGTCTTGCGCAAAGAGTGCGAGGAAATAGAAAATAACTCTAAGGGCTTAGAAGAGCTGATCGAAAATATGTGGGAGACCATGTATCATGCAGGTGGCATGGGCATTGCAGCCCCTCAGGTGGGCCAAAGTCTCCGCCTTTTTTTGGTCGACACCCTTCAACTCGATGAAGAAAAGAATGGGGAAAAAGGCCTTAAAGAGGTATTTATTAACCCGATTATTATTGAAGAAGCGGGTAAGCCTTGGACCTATGAAGAGGGCTGCCTCAGCATCCCTGATATTCATGGAAAAGTAAAACGCAAAGCCCAGGTTCGCATCGAATACTACGATCAGAACTTTGAGCTCAAGGAGAAGGTATTTGATGGGCTCAATGCCCGCGTTATTCAACACGAATATGACCATATTGAGGGCGTTTTGTTTACCGATTACCTCACGCCACTCAAAAAGAGAATGCTCAAAAAGCGGCTCGATAAAATTCAGACGGGCGATATTCCACGCCGCTACAAGATGGTTTTTGCCCGCCGCTAA